In the genome of Meles meles chromosome 4, mMelMel3.1 paternal haplotype, whole genome shotgun sequence, one region contains:
- the TFF2 gene encoding trefoil factor 2: protein MGSPSVQLLAVLLVLGLCALAGAQKPSPCQCSRISVENRKNCGFPGISPDTCFSTGCCFDSKVPNVPWCFHPLPKQESEQCVMEVSTRRDCGYPGISPEECASRKCCFSDNIVDVPWCFFPIPVEDCHY from the exons ATGGGATCTCCAAGCGTCCAGCTCCTGGCCGTGCTCCTTGTCCTGGGGCTGTGTGCCCTGGCGGGGGCCCAGAAACCTT CCCCCTGCCAGTGCTCTCGGATCTCAGTGGAAAACAGGAAGAACTGCGGCTTCCCGGGCATCAGCCCCGACACGTGCTTCAGCACTGGCTGCTGCTTCGACTCCAAAGTCCCCAATGTCCCCTGGTGTTTCCACCCCCTCCCGAAGCAAG AGTCGGAGCAGTGTGTGATGGAAGTGTCGACCCGGAGGGACTGCGGGTACCCGGGCATCAGCCCCGAGGAGTGTGCATCCCGGAAGTGCTGTTTCTCCGACAACATTGTCGACGTGCCCTGGTGTTTCTTCCCCATCCCCGTGGAAG ATTGCCATTATTAG